Proteins co-encoded in one Deltaproteobacteria bacterium genomic window:
- a CDS encoding Dabb family protein, with protein MIKHIVMFRLKDSAEGHSKAENARKLKILLEALKEKIPVVKCLEVGINVGKSASASDIVLYSEFDDMQMLEVYREHPEHKKAVDFITKVCSEKRVVDYEV; from the coding sequence ATGATAAAGCACATCGTCATGTTCAGGCTCAAGGATTCGGCTGAGGGGCATAGTAAAGCTGAAAATGCCAGGAAACTTAAAATACTTCTGGAAGCTTTGAAAGAAAAAATCCCGGTCGTAAAATGCCTTGAAGTGGGTATAAATGTGGGGAAGTCTGCAAGCGCATCTGACATTGTTTTGTATTCAGAGTTTGACGATATGCAGATGCTGGAAGTTTACCGGGAGCATCCGGAACATAAGAAGGCAGTGGACTTTATTACGAAGGTATGTTCAGAAAAGCGGGTTGTTGACTACGAAGTATGA